Proteins encoded in a region of the Paenibacillus sp. W2I17 genome:
- the rny gene encoding ribonuclease Y, giving the protein MNPAITIALVVAALIIGFGVGYFIRKSLAEAKISSAEQAAVQIVENAKKEAEALKKETVLEAKDEIHRIRAEAEKDTRERRNEIQRQERRLLQKEESLDKKLESLERKEEQVANKEKRIDETQQQIEMIYKNQVTELERISNLTMEDARSIILSNVEQEVRHETAQMIKDIEQQAKEEADKKSREIITLAIQRCAADHVAETTVSVVTLPNEEMKGRIIGREGRNIRALETLTGIDLIIDDTPEAVILSGFDPIRREIARTALEKLVADGRIHPARIEEMVEKSRKEVDERIREYGEQATFEVGVHGLHPDLIKILGRLKFRTSYGQNVLKHSMEVAYLAGLMAGELGEDVTLARRAGLLHDIGKALDHEVEGSHVEIGVELAKKYKEHPVVINSIASHHGDCEATSVIAMLVGAADALSAARPGARRETLETYIKRLEKLEEISESFEGVEKSYAIQAGREVRVMVQPEKIDDAEAFRLARDITKMIENELDYPGHIKVTVIRETRAVEYAK; this is encoded by the coding sequence ATGAATCCTGCAATCACGATCGCTCTCGTTGTGGCCGCGCTAATCATTGGGTTCGGAGTAGGGTATTTTATTCGCAAATCTCTTGCAGAGGCTAAAATCTCTAGTGCGGAACAAGCTGCCGTACAAATCGTGGAGAACGCGAAGAAAGAGGCAGAGGCACTGAAGAAAGAAACGGTGCTGGAAGCGAAGGATGAAATCCATCGCATTCGTGCTGAAGCTGAAAAAGACACTCGTGAACGTCGGAATGAAATTCAACGACAAGAAAGACGATTGTTGCAAAAAGAAGAGTCGCTGGATAAAAAATTGGAATCACTCGAACGTAAAGAAGAGCAAGTGGCTAACAAAGAGAAACGAATTGATGAGACTCAGCAGCAGATCGAAATGATTTACAAAAACCAGGTGACAGAGTTGGAACGTATATCCAACCTCACCATGGAAGACGCACGCAGTATCATACTGTCCAACGTAGAACAGGAAGTTCGTCATGAGACGGCTCAAATGATCAAGGACATTGAACAACAAGCGAAGGAAGAAGCGGACAAAAAGTCCCGCGAGATTATTACACTCGCCATCCAACGCTGTGCGGCTGACCACGTAGCGGAAACAACGGTATCTGTTGTTACCCTGCCAAATGAAGAAATGAAAGGCCGGATTATCGGTCGTGAAGGACGTAACATCCGTGCGCTTGAAACCCTTACAGGGATTGACCTCATTATCGATGATACGCCAGAAGCTGTTATTCTGTCGGGCTTTGACCCGATTCGCCGTGAAATCGCCCGTACTGCCCTGGAGAAACTGGTGGCTGATGGACGTATTCACCCGGCACGGATTGAAGAGATGGTTGAGAAATCCCGCAAAGAAGTGGATGAGCGCATCCGTGAATACGGTGAGCAAGCTACCTTTGAAGTGGGCGTGCATGGTCTGCATCCGGATCTGATCAAAATTTTGGGCCGGTTGAAGTTCCGTACAAGTTACGGTCAGAACGTCTTGAAACATTCCATGGAAGTCGCTTATCTGGCTGGACTGATGGCTGGCGAACTCGGAGAAGACGTAACTCTGGCAAGACGTGCAGGTCTATTGCATGACATCGGTAAAGCGCTGGATCACGAAGTGGAAGGATCACACGTCGAAATTGGCGTGGAACTGGCGAAGAAATACAAAGAACATCCGGTTGTAATCAACAGTATCGCGTCCCATCACGGAGATTGCGAAGCGACTTCGGTCATTGCCATGTTGGTTGGCGCAGCAGATGCGCTCTCCGCAGCAAGACCAGGCGCACGCCGCGAAACGCTGGAAACGTATATCAAACGACTGGAGAAGCTGGAAGAAATCTCAGAGTCCTTCGAAGGTGTCGAGAAATCGTACGCCATTCAGGCCGGACGCGAAGTTCGCGTTATGGTACAGCCTGAGAAGATCGATGATGCTGAAGCCTTCCGCTTAGCCCGTGACATCACGAAGATGATTGAGAATGAACTCGACTATCCGGGTCACATCAAAGTCACCGTCATCCGGGAAACCCGTGCGGTTGAATACGCAAAATAG
- a CDS encoding stage V sporulation protein S: MDVLKVSAKSNPNSVAGALAGVLRERGNAELQAIGAGALNQAIKAVAIARGFVAPSGVDLICIPAFTDIVIDGEDRTAIKLIVEPR, translated from the coding sequence ATGGATGTATTAAAAGTTTCAGCAAAGTCCAATCCTAATTCTGTAGCCGGCGCTCTTGCAGGGGTTCTTCGTGAACGTGGAAATGCTGAACTGCAGGCAATTGGAGCGGGAGCACTGAACCAAGCCATTAAAGCGGTAGCGATAGCCCGGGGATTTGTAGCACCAAGCGGAGTTGACCTGATTTGTATTCCAGCTTTTACAGACATTGTGATCGACGGCGAGGACCGAACGGCCATTAAGCTGATTGTGGAGCCCAGATAA
- a CDS encoding dipeptidase has protein sequence MSMSDWRIADFHCDALSKILMQPALSFQDAPQLDVNLQRLKEGNVGLQAFAIYLPEVLGRGKFEHVMGQLEIYRRRVERSQERPGGTQTLLWREQVAQVGQTEGPWGLITMEGVDGLEGNLFYLELCYQMGVRIIGLTWNYANWAADGVMEKRGAGLTEKGKELVRQCNEIGMLLDVSHLTEKGFWELADLSKRPFIASHSNSYSVCPHVRNLKDDQIQAIIAREGRIGLTFVPWFVKQEGEVRIEDLLPHIEQFCSLGGQHHLMMGSDFDGISTYIQRLEHSGHYPRLTEILLKHYDEHLVRGWLWGNAMSYLGEHLPESNPKMKGNSMK, from the coding sequence ATGTCCATGTCTGATTGGCGTATAGCTGATTTTCACTGTGATGCACTGAGCAAAATTTTGATGCAGCCTGCTCTTTCATTCCAAGATGCTCCACAACTGGATGTGAACTTGCAACGTTTGAAAGAGGGAAATGTAGGGTTGCAGGCGTTCGCCATCTATTTACCCGAAGTGCTTGGCAGAGGCAAGTTTGAACATGTGATGGGACAATTGGAGATTTATCGTAGACGTGTAGAGAGAAGTCAGGAGCGGCCTGGCGGCACACAGACGTTGTTATGGCGTGAACAGGTGGCTCAGGTGGGGCAAACAGAGGGTCCGTGGGGATTAATCACAATGGAGGGTGTAGATGGCCTGGAGGGCAACCTGTTCTATCTGGAGCTATGTTATCAGATGGGCGTTCGAATTATTGGACTAACGTGGAATTATGCCAATTGGGCGGCTGACGGAGTAATGGAGAAGCGTGGAGCAGGTCTGACGGAGAAGGGGAAAGAACTGGTGCGCCAGTGTAATGAAATCGGAATGCTACTGGATGTGTCACATCTGACGGAGAAAGGGTTTTGGGAACTGGCTGACTTGAGCAAACGTCCTTTTATTGCCTCCCATTCCAACAGTTATAGCGTATGTCCCCATGTGCGTAATCTGAAAGATGATCAGATTCAGGCCATCATTGCCCGGGAAGGGCGGATTGGACTGACGTTTGTACCCTGGTTTGTCAAGCAGGAGGGTGAGGTACGTATAGAAGATCTGCTGCCTCATATTGAGCAATTCTGTTCTCTCGGCGGGCAGCATCACCTGATGATGGGGTCCGATTTTGATGGAATTTCAACGTATATTCAGAGACTTGAACATTCAGGACATTATCCGAGACTGACGGAAATCCTGCTCAAGCATTATGATGAACATCTGGTTCGTGGCTGGTTGTGGGGGAATGCAATGAGTTATCTGGGGGAACACTTGCCAGAGAGCAATCCAAAGATGAAGGGGAATTCCATGAAATAG
- a CDS encoding TIGR00282 family metallophosphoesterase has product MKVLFIGDIVGNVGRKALKENLPYLKSKYKPHVVIVNGENAAAGRGITGAIANEFFNWGVHGITLGNHTWDNKDIFDFIDDEPRMIRPANFPPGTPGRGYTVVKGEGKELAIVNLQGRTFLPALDCPFRVADEIVDELHQDHKCILVDMHAEATSEKIAMGWHLDGRASLVVGTHTHVQSNDDRILPGGTAYLTDAGMVGPRDGILGMEREAVLRKFYTQLPVRFVVDDGKWHFHGVFVEIDEATGAATRIEKIRLMEDEWRME; this is encoded by the coding sequence ATGAAGGTTTTGTTTATTGGTGACATTGTAGGTAACGTGGGACGTAAGGCATTAAAGGAAAATTTACCGTACCTGAAATCGAAGTATAAGCCACATGTGGTGATTGTGAATGGTGAAAATGCGGCAGCAGGTCGCGGCATTACCGGTGCAATCGCAAATGAGTTTTTCAACTGGGGTGTACATGGTATTACACTTGGTAATCATACTTGGGACAATAAGGATATTTTTGATTTTATAGATGATGAGCCCCGCATGATTCGTCCAGCGAACTTTCCACCAGGCACACCAGGACGAGGGTACACGGTTGTCAAAGGCGAAGGGAAAGAGCTAGCGATTGTCAATCTTCAAGGAAGAACGTTCCTGCCTGCTCTGGATTGTCCATTCCGTGTAGCTGATGAAATTGTAGATGAGCTGCACCAAGACCATAAATGTATTTTGGTCGATATGCATGCTGAAGCGACGTCAGAAAAGATTGCCATGGGATGGCATCTGGATGGACGTGCGTCTCTCGTTGTAGGTACACATACACATGTACAGAGTAATGATGATCGGATTTTGCCTGGAGGAACGGCTTACTTGACGGATGCAGGCATGGTAGGGCCCCGTGACGGTATATTGGGTATGGAGCGTGAGGCCGTGCTGCGTAAGTTCTACACTCAGCTGCCTGTACGTTTCGTTGTGGATGATGGCAAATGGCACTTCCATGGTGTTTTTGTTGAAATTGATGAAGCCACAGGTGCGGCAACACGCATCGAAAAAATTCGTCTGATGGAGGACGAGTGGCGCATGGAATAG